ggttgcccagagaagctgtgactgccccatccctggaagtgtccaaggccaggctggatggagcttggaatcacagaatcaaccgggttggaaaagacctccgagatcatcacgtccaacccttgatccaacaccactgtggttactagaccatggcttggagcaacctgggatagtggaaggtgtccctgcccatggcagggggtagaatgagatctttaaggtcccttccaacccaaactattctgtgtttctatgaaaaCCTGGAATATTAGAACAGCTTGTCACTAAGCTCTTAGAAACCAAAGTTCCTATTTCAGCCACAGTAATAAAACAGTACTAAACCCTCTCATTAACAGTTTTCTTAACATAAACACACCCTTCTCAAGCTCATAAAGTTGAATATAGTGATGTAGCTTGATTTATACTGCAAGGGAATCAGCAGTGTGAAAAGTCAGGAAATCTCTGCCTTAGGAAACAGCTACAATAACATTCAGGCTCACAGATGACACTGCCTTCAGCACTGCTTGCTCAGTGGTAAGTACAGAACCATTGGCTTGGACAATTGAAAACCAGGGAACATATTAGACCAGAACAACGGATTAAATTCTCCTTGTGTTAGGATCCAAATTGTCCCTTTCAGCCAGCAAAGCTGGCATTTACTTTAGCAAAAAATACACACAACCTAAGGAGCGTGAAATTTGGTCCTGCGGTATTGACGGCAACAACGATCAGCAGTTGTGTCACACTATCAGAACTGAGTCtgttaaatgcaaaaaattgtaatttcattccaggatttccagtCTATCACCATAAAAACTCTTGACATTGTTTTTCAGTTTACTAACCAAAGGAAGACAGAACCATAATTAAAGTGATTCTCCTTATGTGGGAAACAATGTAACATCAAACTTCTGcactatgaaaataaaattagatttgCAATTCTTCACGTAAATATGACAGTATTTTTTACAGTAATGCAATTATTTAAAACTGGACTAAATGACTGATGTAATTATCTTTcggattaaaaattaaacacgTGCTTATTGTTTATACTCCAAGAGGGCTGGTTATGgcttgctttccttctcttgGAAGGTTTCTATTGCTTATGTCCACCTTTCAGAAACACCTTCTATTTAAGTGCTAATGGAACTCCTAGTCAACATATTTACCCTTCACAGATTTTCATTATGTAAAAAGTCATCCAGTAAGACCAGTGGATTACAGATCTCTAAGTGCTTTCTCTCAATACGATTATATAAGTCTTTTAATGCAGGAAGAGATCTGGACAAAATAGTAGTCTACACGTGAGCAGCATTTGCTATGGTAAATGTACAATAAAAGTGGGATTACAAAAGAATGTCTTTCACATAAAATTATCTGCATGTGTTTATGgaaggacaaaaaaaggaaggagatggaTGTATGTAGTAAATATGTTGGCGAAGTTTGCTTTCTGTTAAATCCAACAGCACCCCAACGTTAAGCTACAGCTTCTCTATAAAACGAGGGAGTATCTTATGTCCAGTGGgacaaagaatataaaatatccCTGAGTGGAACTGACCATCTATTCTTTGATTAACTCAGTACAGAGTaagagtaaaattatttttatttgatacACATTGATACCAATTTTACAAAAGacaagcctttttttcctctctcagttTCACACTACGAGggactttttttctggaaaaaggcAGTCCCACAAGGCTGGATTCCATCATCCATCCTGACAGCTTTCTGCTGGAATGCAGCTTCATTAGCTACCACTGATGGAACCTGTGGAAAGGTGAAAAGTCACATGGCATTTAACCAGCGTCAAGGCTCCTGTGGATCTCCTCAGCCAGCCAAGCAATGCTTGCTGGAAGCAATGTGACtgaaagcaaatgcaaattCCGTCACAGCACCTCCGAAATTCTGCCACCCACAGAGGCCAGTAGGCAAATGCAACTATGTTTATTGCTCCTTCCAGCAATTTGTCAGAATATCTACTATGGTTTTCCCAAAGTGACAGAAATTGACTTTTTGAGCCTCCCCAGGGTCAGGTGGGttctttggttggtttgtttgttttctttgtttgagttgtatgttttatttacatTGTATTGCCTGGCGTTGTTTATCATGTACTTAATAATAACATCTCcaccaaatcaaacaaacaaacaaatcctcTCAAAGCTAGTTCTAATTCAACCACAAAGAAATGGAAGTCACAATCATAATATAAATACGGTCTGTCATTTTGGTAATTTTTCCACTGTGCTTTAAATTATCCCTGGAGTCTACACTCACTCAGGTCTGTCTCTCACACACATGTTCAATGAACATACACAGTTGAACCCATTGATGTGTCACAGCACTAAGGAATTACATAGCCAAAAACATGGCTTTAAaaattatggggttttttttgtaagaacAGTAAACATCAGATCTTACAGCCATCTATAACTGTcttagggaaagaaaattcaaatgcaaTTTCTTTGTATGATCCAGAAGACTCTATACATAAATAGCATAAAggttggggggaaaaaacaagaaagggggcaatgagaaaagacaaaagaaaatatttaactattTATACTGTATAAAGTGACTGAGGACTAGCAGAGACACCAAACATGATACTCCCTTAGCAACTTAATCTAATATGCTAATTGCAGGTGTAACTTGAGTTATAAATACACATTTGAATTCGGGGTCCTAGAGGGAATGCTCCAAATCATTCCTCATATAAGGCATCGCTACTCAGTCTGGCGAGAAATTATATGTGTGAAAACTATTCATGTAATTAAAAGCTGCAGAATTAGAACCAtaatttctgtttccagaaGACACGTAATCCATTATGCGGCTGTTGCAAATAGAACATTTCCAGTTGTTAATACTATCTGTAACCTagttttctcatctgctttATTTGTTGGAATATAATTTTGTATGAAGgtagctgtatttttaattttctttttagtcagTCTTTGTAATGGTGGTATAATCATAAACCTGCATTTCCTAGATTTGACATTTATTCACAATGTGTACGGAAGTAACTGGAGTAGGGAAGAATGTTTGCCTTGACTTGCACTTGGCTATCTTTGAGCCCAAAGGACTGCTTCAGATGCTGAGCACAGTCCTGAACAATGCAgtaagcacagcactgcagctctgctgacagccCTGGTGTTCTCTCTGTGTCTGAGGTTGCAAACAGCAGCCTACGTGCAGCCACACATTCCACTTCCACTCCCCTGCACGAATGCCTATGAAATCAGACCCGCCAGATTTAATACCAGTGGATACCAATAAAACTAGAGGAATGGGCCACCACATTCATCagaaggatggagcacctctcctacaaggaaaggctgagagaactgggattgttcagcctggagaagagaagctttggggtgacctgattgcagccttccagtgcctgaagggagcctgcaaggaagatggagagacaCTATTGACAAAGGCCTGgagtgaaaggacaagggggaatggcttcaaatggATGGACAGCaaggttagattagatattaggaagaaattctcagctgtgagggtggggaggccctggcacaggttgcccagagaagctgtggctgccccatccctggaagtgtccaaggccaggctggacggggcttggagcaacctgggctggtggaaggtgtccctgtccagggcaagggggtggaatgagatggtctttatggtccctttcaacccaaaccattctatgattctatgacttgtTTGCCAGGACATTCCTGCTTTGCATACTAGAACTTGTGAGACCTTAAACTGTCctagataagaaaaaaaaatcacaaaaaaaaattccacttagAAACTTAACATTGCTATTCTCTAGTACCAGATTTTCCTAGGTATATTCCAGGGCTATCAGATATTGCATTTTTGCCATAGTAAGACAGTTTTGTGTATGTTCTGGTATCACAGCTGATTTGAAAGTGACACTGTTCATTATTGGTACATGACTACTTCCTGTTTAAAATGCCTTTACGCTGAAATGATCAGACTTAATGGACCCTAAATCTTTTTGATCAGCCATCAAGCTCATTGGACTTTAAATCTTGAAAACCCTCAGtagtttattaatatttcactAGTAAAGCAGCTTTTAGGCAAAGCACATCCCTAACAAGATGTATACTTAACACAGTAAAATAGTTAACTACACTAGGAgtgaaaaaggcaaacaaatacAAGGAGAACATCATTATTTTAGGTTCAAAATACCCTCTAGTAGGAAACAGGCACACTAGTGGGCCTTGTGATTCCATTGCTAAGATGGTAATCACAGATGAGCAATAAGGATTAAGTTAGTATGAAAAAGGGACACACAAGTTACAAGATGTCATTGGTTTTGTCTGTATATTCAGTGATGAAcacaggaaggagagggagggcaggCTTGTATATTGTCGGGCCACATGTTTTAGCAACATCagcaggctggcagcagggtgAACTTATGGCCCAGCTGTGTCTGGGTACCCCTCAAGTTCAATTTTGGGTTTGTCAACTGACATATTCCAGCATCCCACTAATTCAGTTGCTTCTAAACATCCTTTCAGTTCCGGTGACACACATCTCACAGGCATCAAGTACATGCTCACATACAAAATCAAATGGAGAAGTTGTCAGAAGCATGTACAGGTATGTGGGTATTTGCCAAACGCAACCTGGCAAGAGAAGGATCATGGACAGGAGGAGGATTCCCCATGTTACATGCAAACACCATTCTTACATTTCTCAACCTGTGTCATCAGCTTTCTTCTGCTtaaacaaattaagaaaaaatgttaaattaacaaaaatatttcctaaaggTTCAAAGGACTTTTTCCTGGCTTTGCTATCTTGCATGAATAaacgtttttttttttcaggtaacaAGGTACTTAAAAACCTCAAAACGGAAGACCTCTGTATAATCATTAACTAAAACTCTACACACTCCTCCCCCTGGAAGCCTACTAGAACACATTCAAACAACTTAGCGCATGCTACGTTTAATTACAGACCTAAAATGACTTTTGTTATCAGCATGGCTTGCTATGGAATTGAGATAAGGAGATTTCTGCGAGGCCAGCTGGCGGGTCAGCAGCGGTATTACGATTACAAATCCGAGTCCTTGGTTTCTGACCCGGGGCTGACTCCTGGGGCTGCAACTACAGCCCCTCCAGCGGTACTCGGGAAGACTCCGGGCTCCGAGGAAGCTCAGCATTTACGCGTCGTCGCGCTGTAAATACACTCGGGAAGCGCGAGATGCCCCAAGCCGTATTTCCCCAGCGAACCGAAAGCCATCGATACCGCCTCGTTCCTCTCGGCCGTTCTGCCTTAACCCCCCTGCGTTTCCTTAAGCTTTCGCCCTCGGAGGACACGCGCTACTCACCGGCTTAGGGCTGATGCGGGCTGAGGCACCCCGGCCGCCGGCCcgcctcctccatccctccctccgcgcggtcccgccccgctcccgcggCTGCAGTGGCTCCTCCGGGAGCGCAGGCGGCGGTGCCGCccggccgcccccgcgcccTCGGCCCGGCCGAGATGAACCCGCGGCTGCGGCACTGGCGGGAGGCGGCGACGCTGCTGCTGGCGGCGGGCTCGCCGGGCCGCCCGCCGCGCTGCCCGCTCGGCCCCTTCGACTacgagctgctgctgctgcggcgGAGCTCCCGCAGCGGCTTCATGCCCGGCGCCCACGTGTTCCCGGGCGGGCTGGCGGAGGCGGCGGATTTCTCGGCCGAGTGGCTGGCGGTGCTGCCCGCCGCGCCGCGCTGCGGGATGGGCGCCGTgaagccgccgccgcccggcggGGTCCGCGCCCCGCTCTTCGCCACCGACCGGGAGCGCCTGGGCTCGCCGCTGCCGGGGGAAGTCGCCTTCCGCATCTGCGCTCTCCGGGAGACCTTCGAGGAGGCGGGgatcctgctgctggtgccGGGCCGcgggccggccccgccgctgcccGCCGAGCGCCTGCCGCCCGCCGCCGAGCTCGGGCGGTGGCGGCGCCGGGTGCAGGAGGACCCGtcctgcttcctgcagctgTGCCGGCACCTGGGCTGCGCCCCCAACATCTGGGCGCTGCACGAGTGGAGCAACTGGCTGACGCCGTGGGCCGCGGCGGCCGCCGCTATGACACGGCGTTCTACCTGTGCTGCCTGGAGGAGCGGCCGCCCCACGCCTCGCAGGACGACCAGGAGGTGACGGCCGTGCTGGTAAGAGGGTCCCCCGCGCCGCGGGGACGGGGATGCCTGGGATGCTTGCGCGGTCCGGATGCCTGGGATGCCGCACGGACCGGCCGGGGGGTAGTTCCGATGGGCACGGGCGCTCCTGGCCCCAGAATCACAGTCagttaaggctggaaaagatctctgagatcgagtccaacctttgaccgaaCGCCGTGGTGTCAGCTAGACCTTGGCACTAAGTGCTACATTCTGATCTTCCTGAAGACCTCCAGGGACGGCGACCTCCGCcgctccctgggcagctcattccaatgttaatcaccctttctgtgaagaaatctttcctcATGGCCACTCAGAACTtcccctggcgcagcttaagCCTCTTGTCCTATGCTTCCAGTTCCCTGGGTGCGAGCCCGTCCCCCACCTGGCTccgctcccccctcctgtcagggagcaaGGAGATCGAggaggtcccccctgagcctccttttctccaggctgagcccccccagctccctcagggctCCTCACAGGACAGATCGAACAGTCCATCAAAGCCATCCTGATAACGCGCCCTTAAGAcgggaggaaagggaagggaggggaccctctcccctgcacccctggaGCTGCGGGAAGGGAGGGGACCCtctcccctgcacccctggaGCTGCCACTGCCCCCTCACCAGCGGTgcggctggagcagctgctggcagagggtgTTCTGTGAAGGTCGTTTTACCTGACACAGGATCCGTGTCCTGTCACATCACTTTCTGCTTGAATTACCGTCTCTTTCAAAGGCGGATGACAAGTATCGCTTTTTTAAACGTTCATTcgtgcagagcagggaaggattCTCATATGCCCTTAACACAGTATGCTGGGAGAGATCCGTGTGGGATGTACAGGTATAGTCCACGGCTGAAAGAGATGCTAGTAATTTTAGTTTTCCAGAGTTAGTTGGAATATTTTAAGTAACATACAAACTTGCTGAAATAGTCTATTACAAATTTTgaagctttggggttttttaccttttttttttaattaagtgaGCAAAAGTAACAAACTTTACAAAGAAACTTCTTTTATGGTCAGTTACATTGGGGTCCTTAAGTTTTTCTAGAATTCTGAAAAGTTCAATAGCAAGTTAGAAGTAGATGAGAAACCAGACAGTTCTGTAAAAGCTTACCTAACAATTTTGGTATCACTGATGCtgcaatatgtatttttaacagattttctACAGAAACTCAAAAGTACCTGAGATCTCATCTTCAAAAGGGTTCATGTTGGTTATAATTTTGCTAATAACAGCATAAATGCACTGCAAATGCTTATGCATGCATTTATATTACCAATTCACCATGTGGGACGAAATCAGATCACCAGTAGTTTAAACATGCAGAATAAGCTTGAATAGCTGGGTGTTCACGCTCTGAAAACAATGCATGTAAGAAGCAGATGTTTAGAGGTACTTTTAAATCTCAAAGCATCAGTAGCAACCTCTGGTGGCACTGAATTTAATGTTTGCTGTTGGTTTCAGTAGACTTCTAGTCAGTTCCCTAAACAAACGTTGGTTTCTAAACCTGGCATGTCTAggtgtaaaaaaaaccaacttattTTATTGGAAAGAAAGGAGTAACTTTTATAGATGACTTACATTTTTcaatttcaacatttttttgttgctattttgtTATAGTTTATACAcgggggttttttgtgttcagATGATGTTGCAAGCTCTTTTTCTGTAAAGCTTCCTTGCTAATGATTTTCAGGCTACTCAGACTTTCTATCTGCTGATGAAACTACTGTTTCAAGGCTTGTTTTCATCTTACAGTGGTCATCGCCTCC
The Chiroxiphia lanceolata isolate bChiLan1 chromosome 13, bChiLan1.pri, whole genome shotgun sequence DNA segment above includes these coding regions:
- the NUDT19 gene encoding LOW QUALITY PROTEIN: nucleoside diphosphate-linked moiety X motif 19 (The sequence of the model RefSeq protein was modified relative to this genomic sequence to represent the inferred CDS: inserted 5 bases in 5 codons; deleted 3 bases in 2 codons) — its product is MNPRLRHWREAATLLLAAGSPGRPPRCPLGPFDYELLLLRRSSRSGFMPGAHVFPGGLAEAADFSAEWLAVLPAAPRCGMGAVKPPPPGGVRAPLFATDRERLGSPLPGEVAFRICALRETFEEAGILLLVPGRGPAPPLPAERLPPAAELGRWRRRVQEDPSCFLQLCRHLGCAPNIWALHEWSNWLTPXGRGGRRYDTAFYLCCLEERPPHASQDDQEVTAVLWSSPPEAIERFKSQEIWFPPPQVYEFCRLXNFSSLSELHKFSSERALEGCEHWMPVMLTASDGSIQLLPGDELYPEDPDYTGEKKTIMSTDKKIEXLMKEGSIFHRIVIKTTHNYAVYVXIEAKYKHINPLMXKLDSSDYNSKL